The following are encoded together in the Glycine soja cultivar W05 chromosome 5, ASM419377v2, whole genome shotgun sequence genome:
- the LOC114411730 gene encoding histone deacetylase 15-like: MGSGALETNEEAENSLHKQASQVSDANDAVADPDVPAKRARLQKEQKDLTFQDIYQNDGMFDDYDDEDSDWEPFQLHNKCVEFEIKKWFCRNCTMVNLDHDDCCYICGEHKDSKILSLGFFASPLAQDEDLTEVQGIVKGLKDVGSQESVANSSTAIGFDERMLLHAEVEKKSTLHPERPDRLQAIAASLARAGIFPGKCYSIPAREITPEELITVHSLEHIESVEVTSESLSSYFTSDTYANEHSALAARLAAGLCADLASAIVSGRAKNGFALVRPPGHHAGVRQAMGFCLHNNAAVAALAAQAAGARKVLILDWDVHHGNGTQEIFEQNKSVLYISLHRHEGGKFYPGTGAAEEVGSMGAEGFCVNIPWSQGGVGDNDYIFAFQHVVLPIAAEFNPDLTIVSAGFDAARGDPLGCCDITPSGYAHMTNMLNALSGGKLLVILEGGYNLRSISSSATAVIKVLLGESPGCELENSFPSKAGLQTVLEVLKIQMNFWPALGPIFVNLESQWRMYCFERKRKQIKKRRRVLVPMWRWGRKSLLFHFLNGHHNVKSKLC; this comes from the exons ATGGGTAGTGGAGCTCTCGAAACGAATGAGGAAGCTGAGAACAGTCTTCATAAGCAAGCTTCTCAAGTTTCTGATGCCAATGATGCAGTTGCTGACCCTGATGTT CCTGCGAAGAGGGCCAGGCTGCAGAAGGAGCAGAAGGATTTGACGTTTCAggatatatatcaaaatgacGGCATGTTTGACGACTATGACGACGAAGACAGTGATTGGGAGCCGTTTCAGTTACACAACAAGTGTGTGGAATTTGAAATCAAAAAGTGGTTCTGCAGAAATTGTACTATGGTTAACCTCGATCACGACGACTGTTGCTAC ATATGTGGGGAGCATAAGGATTCTAAAATCCTTAGCCTTGGGTTTTTTGCATCTCCTTTAGCCCAAGATGAGGATCTGACTGAAGTCCAGGGGATCGTTAAAGGACTGAAAG ATGTTGGTTCACAGGAATCAGTGGCAAATAGTTCTACTGCTATCGGCTTTGACGAGAGAATGTTGTTACATGCAGAA gttgaaaagaaatcaacTCTGCATCCTGAGAGGCCAGATCGTCTTCAAGCCATTGCCGCTAGTCTTGCTAGAGCTG GCATATTTCCTGGAAAATGCTATTCAATTCCTGCTAGAGAAATCACACCAGAAGAACTTATTACG GTTCATTCGTTGGAGCATATTGAATCTGTGGAAGTTACAAGTGAATCACTTTCTAG TTATTTCACGTCTGATACATATGCCAATGAGCATTCAGCACTTGCTGCTAGGTTGGCAGCTGGGTTATGTGCTGATCTAGCATCAGCAATTGTTTCTGGGCGAGCCAAAAATGGATTTGCTTTG GTTAGGCCTCCTGGTCATCATGCTGGTGTAAGACAGGCAATGGGGTTCTGCCTTCACAATAATGCTGCCGTGGCTGCATTGGCAGCTCAGGCTGCAGGGGCTAGGAAGGTGCTAATTTTGGATTGG GATGTTCATCATGGAAATGGGACACAAGAAATATTTGAACAAAACAAATCT gTCTTGTATATATCATTGCATAGACATGAGGGAGGAAAGTTTTATCCTGGTACTGGAGCTGCCGAAGAG GTTGGTAGTATGGGTGCAGAAGGATTCTGTGTGAATATTCCATGGAGTCAAGGAGGAGTTGGTGACAATGACTATATTTTTGCATTTCAGCATGTTGTCCTTCCTATAG CTGCTGAGTTTAATCCAGATCTTACCATAGTATCTGCTGGATTTGATGCTGCAAGAGGTGATCCCCTAGGATGTTGTGAT ATTACTCCCTCTGGATATGCACATATGACAAATATGTTGAATGCCCTTTCTGGTGGAAAATTGCTTGTTATTCTTGAGGGGGG CTATAATCTTCGTTCTATATCGTCTTCTGCAACTGCAGTAATCAAG GTATTATTGGGTGAGAGTCCTGGATGTGAACTGGAAAATAGCTTCCCTTCCAAAGCTGGCCTGCAAACTGTTCTGGAAGTGCTCAAAATTCAGATGAACTTTTGGCCTGCCTTGGGTCCCATTTTTGTGAATTTGGAGTCACAATGGAGGATGTActgttttgaaagaaaaa gGAAACAGATTAAGAAACGACGCCGAGTTCTGGTTCCAATGTGGAGGTGGGGACGAAAAAGTTTGTTATTCCATTTTCTGAACGGCCACCATAATGTAAAATCAAAGTTATGTTGA
- the LOC114411731 gene encoding transcription factor SRM1-like has protein sequence MSSSGTIWSYDEEKAFENAIAMHWIEESSKEQWEKIASAVPSKSMEEVKQHYQVLVEDVSAIEAGHISFPNYASDETTSSNKDFHGSSKATSSDKRSNCNYGSGFSGLGLDSTTHSSGKGGLSRSSEQERRKGIPWTEEEHRLFLLGLDKFGKGDWRSISRNFVISRTPTQVASHAQKYFIRLNSMNRDRRRSSIHDITSVNNGDVASSQAPITGLHSSTISSNTMGVGQSLKHRVQGHIPPGLGMYGTPVGHPVAAPPGHMASAVGTPVMLPPGPHPHPHPHHHAHPHPPYVLPLAYPMAPPTMHQ, from the exons ATGTCATCAAGTGGAACCATTTGGAGCTATGATGAAGAAAAAGCATTTGAGAATGCCATAGCTATGCATTGGATTGAGGAATCCTCAAAAGAGCAATGGGAGAAAATTGCTTCAGCAGTTCCCAGCAAAAGCATGGAAGAAGTGAAGCAACATTACCAGGTTCTTGTAGAGGATGTAAGTGCAATAGAGGCAGGTCACATATCATTCCCAAACTATGCTTCTGATGAAACCACATCTTCAAATAAGGACTTTCATGGCTCTTCCAAGGCGACAAGCTCagataaaagatcaaattgtAATTATGGAAGTGGTTTTTCTGGGTTAGGACTTGACTCCACCACTCATAGTAGTGGTAAAGGAGGCTTGTCAAGGTCATCAGaacaagaaagaagaaaaggaattcCATGGACTGAGGAGGAGCACAG gTTATTTTTACTTGGTCTAGACAAGTTTGGAAAAGGAGATTGGAGAAGCATTTCAAGGAACTTTGTGATATCTAGGACTCCCACTCAAGTGGCAAGCCATGCACAAAAGTACTTCATAAGGTTGAATTCTATGAATAGAGACAGGAGGAGGTCTAGTATTCATGATATCACTAGTGTGAACAATGGAGATGTAGCTAGTAGCCAAGCACCAATTACAGGGCTGCATAGTAGCACAATTTCTTCAAACACAATGGGTGTAGGACAATCCCTTAAGCATAGAGTTCAGGGTCACATACCACCTGGTTTAGGCATGTATGGAACACCAGTTGGGCATCCTGTGGCTGCTCCTCCAGGGCACATGGCATCTGCAGTTGGCACTCCTGTCATGCTTCCTCCTGGACCCCACCCCCATCCCCATCCCCATCACCATGCCCATCCTCATCCACCTTATGTTCTTCCTCTTGCTTACCCAATGGCACCTCCAACAATGCATCAATAA